A stretch of Lathyrus oleraceus cultivar Zhongwan6 chromosome 6, CAAS_Psat_ZW6_1.0, whole genome shotgun sequence DNA encodes these proteins:
- the LOC127095757 gene encoding uncharacterized mitochondrial protein AtMg00810: MQQPPGFEHDNKELVCKLNKALCDHSLFTYNHQGITLYVLVYVDDILITGSSSLLVHKLITQLNQQFALKQLGKPEYFLGLEVAYQANGSIILTQTKYIRDLLSRFHMEEANGVPSPMLSNSKLSKYGTDYIEDPLQYRSVVGAL, translated from the exons ATGCAACAACCACCGGGCTTTGAACATGACAATAAGGAGCTTGTCTGCAAATTAAATAAAGCTCT GTGTGATCACTCTCTGTTCACCTACAATCATCAAGGCATTACTCTTTATGTGTTGGTTTATGTAGATGACATTCTCATTACAGGTTCTTCTTCTCTTCTTGTTCATAAACTGATTACACAACTGAATCAACAATTTGCTCTCAAGCAGCTTGGTAAACCTGAATATTTTCTTGGTCTGGAAGTTGCATATCAGGCTAATGGTTCCATCATCTTGACTCAGACCAAGTATATAAGAGACTTACTCTCAAGATTTCACATGGAAGAAGCTAATGGAGTGCCATCTCCTATGCTGAGTAACAGTAAGCTTAGTAAGTATGGAACTGATTACATTGAAGACCCTCTGCAGTACAGGTCTGTGGTAGGTGCCTTATAG
- the LOC127098214 gene encoding protein MAIN-LIKE 2, translating into MDPEMVFVDITSFAMKLNKFTHWTVDPRVKEEVEKTCFKYFMRFPEGKLNMPNKMIAALLRFYENVEEHFVFGDTKIDLGLEDVMYITGLPIDGKQISGIEPKDPIDTIVNHLAVSPVEANDLLLYHNGKKSHDICLKSLEDKFKNIAVTEENVNSHVKAYLLFLLGNLLFTTSSFDSVSAIYLPFLEVHDIDSYAWGEAVLATLKVSMNKVRQGNKTLNGFAYLLLVFAFERFKCLRKIFELNILPSQFPLMLGWVNLTFKTFKVRSLMPSMTTCYEKLREMTDEDVDLLPYKRDGLEVELPDQFKRQSWMVYAKVYTICFNNIAKHPVHICWKQLGLERGHVRKSFGNFKRINLQERGPEKDKDWRKFNPFYTNCNTRWTKRNMFLIKKDVIAHEPLVNYVQRKMMKSKPKNLHKRTPPQSPLPLLGVIWNQLHLKIHPPPASEYLHLKLHPPPGSEHLHLEMKFRFIPSSPTRLKPYPSRSIWKSYPSRYLHSLRMTILITIILRNMMKMMRVEIIMMKVMRVEIIMMMKMMRVAIIIIIIMQMLGMMRLAIIILQMMGMMRLAIIIMQMMGMTIIIMMRVSIIIM; encoded by the exons ATGGATCCCGAAATGGTTTTCGTCGATATCACTAGTTTTGCGATGAAGTTAAACAAGTTTACTCATTGGACTGTAGATCCTAGAGTAAAAGAGGAAGTGGAAAAAACTTGTTTCAAATATTTTATGAGATTCCCCGAGGGTAAACTTAACATGCCTAACAAAATGATCGCCGCTTTACTTCGCTTTTATGAAAACGTCGAAGAACACTTTGTGTTTGGGGATACTAAAATTGATCTTGGTCTTGAAGATGTAATGTATATCACAGGACTTCCAATTGATGGGAAACAa ATTTCAGGAATTGAACCAAAGGATCCTATTGACACAATAGTAAATCATTTGGCCGTAAGTCCAGTTGAAGCTAATGATTTGTTATTGTATCATAATGGAAAAAAGTCTCATGATATATGTTTAAAGAGTTTGGAAgataaatttaaaaatattgCTGTTACTGAGGAGAATGTAAATTCACATGTCAAGGCATATCTTTTATTTTTATTAGGAAATCTTCTTTTTACCACTTCTTCTTTCGACAGTGTTTCTGCTATTTATTTACCCTTTCTTGAAGTACATGATATTGACAGTTATGCTTGGGGGGAAGCCGTGCTTGCTACCCTCAAGGTTTCAATGAATAAAGTACGACAGGGAAATAAAACGTTGAACGGTTTTGCATATCTTCTGTTG GTATTTGCATTTGAACGATTCAAATGCCTTCGCAAGATATTTGAGTTGAATATACTACCGAGTCAATTTCCTTTAATGTTGGGGTGGGTGAATCTAACATTTAAGACTTTTAAGGTTAGATCTTTAATGCCTTCCATGACAACTTGCTATGAAAAGCTTCGGGAAATGACGGATGAAGAT GTGGATTTGTTGCCTTATAAGAGGGATGGTCTAGAAGTTGAATTGCCCGATCAATTCAAACGTCAAAGTTGGATGGTATATGCGAAAGTATATACCATCTGCTTTAATAATATTGCAAAACATCCAGTACATATTTGTTGGAAACAATTGGGGTTGGAGCGGGGACATGTGAGAAAAAGCTTTGGTAATTTTAAAAGAATCAACTTGCAGGAAAGAGGCCCGGAAAAAGATAAAGATTGGAGGAAGTTCAACCCTTTTTATACGAATTGCAATACGCGGTGGACGAAAAGGAATATGTTCCTTATCAAAAAGGATGTTATCGCGCATGAGCCGCTAGTGAATTATGTGCAG AGGAAGATGATGAAATCGAAACCGAAGAACCTACACAAGAGAACACCTCCCCAATCTCCACTTCCCCTCCTAGGTGTAATTTGGAATCAGCTACACCTCAAGATCCATCCACCTCCAGCCTCCGAGTATCTACACCTCAAGTTGCATCCACCTCCAGGTTCCGAGCACCTACACCTCGAGATGAA GTTCAGGTTCATACCCTCTTCTCCAACCCGCCTGAAGCCTTATCCATCGAGAAGTATTTGGAAGTCTTATCCTTCCAGATATCTCCACAGCCTACG GATGACGATTTTGATAACGATCATTTTAAGgaacatgatgaagatgatgaggGTGGAAATCATAATGATGAAGGTGAtgagggtagaaatcataatgatgatgaagatgatgagggtggcaataataataataataataatgcaaaTGTTGGGGATGATGAGGTTGGCAATAATAATATTGCAGATGATGGGGATGATGAGGTTGGCAATAATAATAATGCAGATGATGGGGATGACAATCATAATTATGATGAGGGTGAG CATAATAATAATGTGA
- the LOC127098216 gene encoding uncharacterized protein LOC127098216 produces MKLFANARRGECYGSVQIRIKIKIECTTAVQNQRNCQMGDGTSVANSFCGRTNSGVVCVVKVCVPLYDTKTRAWKCAPCRVVHQLNPERAVVLQNLNSANCAKFYQSKSRFWKPSWRLLNLRRSTPTHHLPFYTKLWKRCLMRWRDYRWIINQIFLNVIVDSMVNVAEPLLKFKCIGLLKLKALFWNFMLAFYSIYLPLIL; encoded by the exons ATGAAATTGTTTGCCAATGCAAGAAGGGGAGAATGTTACGGAAGTGTTCAAATTcgaataaaaataaaaatagaatgTACTACTGCTGTACAAAATCAAAG AAATTGTCAAATGGGAGATGGGACTTCGGTTGCCAATTCTTTTTGTGGGAGGACCAACTCAGGCGTTGTTTGTGTGGTGAAGGTATGTGTGCCCTTGTACGATACGAAGACAAGGGCATGGAAGTGTGCTCCCTGCAG GGTTGTTCACCAGCTGAATCCGGAGAGGGCAGTGGTTCTTCAAAATCTAAACAGTGCCAACTGTGCCAAGTTTTATCAATCAAAATCAAGATTTTGGAAGCCAAGCTGGAGGTTGCTCAATCTCCGGAGAAGCACGCCAACACATCATCTGCCATTTTATACGAAGCTTTGGAAGAGGTGTCTGATGCGGTGGCGGGACTATCGCTGGATCATCAACCAAATATTTCTTAATGTGATTGTTGACAGTATGG TTAATGTTGCTGAACCTCTCCTGAAATTTAAGTGTATTGGATTGTTGAAGTTGAAGGCACTATTTTGGAATTTTATGTTAGCTTTTTATAGTATTTATTTGCCCTTGATTTTGTAG
- the LOC127098215 gene encoding uncharacterized protein LOC127098215 codes for MLFERVKKLQPEQVNTYVSTMPPVFKYKTSRNSLVEWGKKLESLTITDIEKCHHCVPDEPENNVLSEERIQEENQMLSETVEVCMEECDNAGFVSEFEHELPDESDEAGFEKFISCYQFSDKSDNTGLEQEDAVEHDNEPEVAVQPEVVYEPQVAVQPEVVYEPQVAVQPEVAVQQEITPRYNLRRRPKQRSPLTLSGKKQKAKGTNWQKN; via the exons ATGTTATTTGAACGAGTAAAGAAGTTGCAACCAGAGCAAGTTAACACTTATGTCTCAACCATGCCCCCTGTCTTCAAATACAAAACTTCTAGGAATAGCTTAGTGGAATGGGGTAAAAAGCTGGAAAGTTTGACCATAACAGAT ATTGAAAAGTGCCACCATTGTGTTCCGGATGAACCCGAAAATAATGTTTTATCCGAGGAGCGAATTCAGGAGGAGAACCAGATGCTTTCTGAAACTGTTGAGGTTTGTATGGAGGAGTGCGATAACGCTGGTTTTGTGTCTGAATTTGAGCACGAGTTACCAGATGAAAGTGATGAGGCTGGTTTTGAAAAGTTCATTTCTTGTTATCAGTTCTCGGATAAGAGCGATAACACTGGTTTGGAGCAAGAGGATGCTGTTGAGCACGATAATGAGCCAGAGGTTGCTGTTCAGCCAGAGGTTGTTTATGAGCCACAGGTTGCTGTTCAGCCAGAGGTTGTTTATGAGCCACAGGTTGCTGTTCAGCCAGAGGTTGCTGTTCAGCAAGAAATTACTCCCAGGTATAATTTAAGAAGACGCCCCAAACAAAGAAGTCCTCTCACTCTTAGTGGGAAAAAACAGAAGGCCAAGGGAACCAA TTGGCAAAAGAATTAG